From Candidatus Obscuribacterales bacterium, a single genomic window includes:
- the psbP gene encoding photosystem II reaction center PsbP translates to MLKRMALLLLVIVSLGLQSCVSAGAGLNSYIDSYDGYEFFYPNGWVETKVENGPDIVFHDIIQESENVSVVISPVPEGQSLRDLGTPTEVGQRLAQKVITSAGSDRKAELVGAAERDLDGELYYLLEYAVELPTQNRHNLASVVVRRGKLFTLNASTTENRWDKMRDTFRQVVASFKAY, encoded by the coding sequence ATGCTGAAGCGAATGGCACTGCTACTGCTGGTAATCGTGAGTCTAGGTTTGCAGAGCTGTGTTTCAGCCGGGGCAGGCTTAAACAGTTATATCGATAGCTATGATGGCTATGAATTTTTCTACCCCAACGGCTGGGTAGAAACCAAGGTGGAGAATGGCCCCGACATTGTTTTTCATGACATCATCCAGGAGTCCGAAAACGTCAGTGTCGTCATCAGCCCCGTTCCAGAAGGGCAAAGTTTGCGCGACCTCGGCACGCCGACCGAGGTGGGGCAGCGCCTCGCCCAAAAAGTAATCACATCAGCGGGTAGCGATCGCAAAGCAGAACTTGTGGGTGCCGCGGAACGAGATCTGGATGGTGAACTCTATTATCTTCTGGAATATGCCGTCGAGTTACCCACCCAAAACCGTCATAACTTAGCTAGCGTGGTGGTGCGTCGGGGTAAGCTATTCACCCTCAATGCATCGACGACAGAAAATCGCTGGGACAAAATGCGAGACACCTTCCGCCAAGTTGTGGCGTCGTTTAAGGCCTATTAA
- a CDS encoding nucleoside triphosphate pyrophosphatase — MQRPRFILASASPARRRLLQGAGIDPVVMPSDFDEDQIVMNNAAELVQSLARGKAEAIAAQLPQDNPDWLVLGCDSVLALHGEIHGKPAHAQEAIARWQQMRGRVGELYTGHVLIDGRQGKTLSRSQMTQVQFAKVSDRQIAAYVATGEPLNCAGCFALEGQGGFFVEQLVGCHTNVIGLSLPLLRSMLADLDYDIIDFWQS; from the coding sequence ATGCAACGTCCACGATTCATTTTAGCGTCAGCCTCCCCAGCCCGACGGCGGCTTCTCCAAGGTGCGGGCATCGATCCAGTGGTCATGCCCAGCGATTTTGATGAAGATCAGATCGTCATGAATAATGCCGCCGAGCTAGTCCAGTCTCTAGCTCGGGGCAAGGCGGAGGCGATCGCCGCTCAACTTCCTCAAGACAACCCGGATTGGCTGGTGCTAGGCTGTGACTCTGTGCTGGCACTCCATGGAGAAATCCACGGTAAACCTGCCCATGCCCAAGAAGCGATCGCCCGTTGGCAACAGATGCGCGGTCGGGTAGGAGAACTGTATACAGGACACGTTTTGATTGATGGGCGGCAGGGTAAAACCCTATCCCGCAGTCAAATGACCCAAGTTCAGTTTGCTAAGGTCAGCGATCGCCAAATTGCCGCCTACGTAGCCACGGGAGAACCCCTCAACTGTGCCGGATGCTTCGCCCTCGAAGGTCAGGGCGGTTTCTTTGTAGAACAATTGGTGGGCTGCCACACCAATGTGATTGGTCTCAGTCTGCCTTTACTGCGATCCATGCTGGCGGATTTAGACTACGATATTATCGACTTTTGGCAGTCTTAA
- a CDS encoding tetratricopeptide repeat protein, giving the protein MMLTSSIDDVIQSLTPRRKQVLENLLVGASDAEIAKEMKVSEPTVRKHIERICDVFTQALPDYHGQKLKRSDLIRVVAGHRPQMTVPQPQLEDEAQQLNQKGFDEYMSGNFAIAVQYFQAAIALHPHYANAHYNLGTTYERLQQNEKAKSHYKKARDFQGKGAYAAICNLARLNILEGKPQAALQPLEDCLEDEIEEPLIRVSLHKNLGWALYLLGQYDRSLEQLQQAIALDPSSTASYCLLAQVYEAIGNLDSAKHYWQTCLDGSKSNSSDAAQWPWQWPEVAVWQAQAFQFIHNYSEPGKDHGTA; this is encoded by the coding sequence ATGATGCTTACGTCTTCCATCGATGATGTGATTCAGAGCTTGACGCCGCGCCGAAAACAGGTTTTGGAGAACCTTTTAGTGGGTGCATCAGATGCGGAGATTGCCAAGGAGATGAAGGTGAGCGAACCTACCGTCCGCAAACACATCGAACGGATTTGTGACGTATTCACGCAGGCATTGCCTGACTACCATGGGCAAAAGCTAAAACGATCAGACCTGATTCGCGTCGTTGCGGGCCATCGTCCACAGATGACCGTACCTCAGCCCCAGCTAGAGGATGAAGCTCAACAGCTTAACCAAAAGGGATTTGATGAATATATGTCCGGGAACTTCGCTATTGCCGTCCAGTATTTTCAGGCAGCGATCGCCCTCCATCCCCACTACGCCAACGCTCACTATAACCTCGGCACGACCTACGAGCGACTGCAGCAGAACGAGAAAGCTAAATCTCACTACAAAAAGGCTAGGGATTTTCAAGGAAAGGGAGCCTATGCAGCCATCTGTAACTTAGCTCGACTGAATATTTTAGAAGGAAAACCCCAGGCAGCACTGCAACCTTTGGAAGACTGTCTAGAAGATGAAATTGAAGAACCATTAATTCGAGTATCTCTCCATAAAAATCTAGGTTGGGCGCTCTATTTACTGGGACAATACGATCGCTCCTTAGAGCAACTCCAGCAAGCGATCGCCCTCGATCCATCCTCAACTGCCTCCTATTGTCTGTTAGCTCAGGTCTATGAAGCTATAGGCAACCTGGACTCTGCTAAACACTATTGGCAAACATGTTTAGATGGATCTAAGTCTAATTCATCGGATGCAGCTCAATGGCCCTGGCAATGGCCAGAGGTTGCCGTGTGGCAGGCGCAAGCGTTTCAATTTATTCACAACTATTCTGAACCAGGAAAAGATCATGGAACAGCTTGA
- a CDS encoding aldo/keto reductase, with amino-acid sequence MQTRQLGQSNLQITPILMGTWQAGKRGWVGIEDDQVIAAIQAAVDAGITTIDTAEVYGDGYSEQLVAKALSDRRYRVVYATKVFANHMKYSEVLEACDRSLKHLQTDYIDLYQIHWPSGSFNSDVVPISETMRAMVELKEQGKIRAIGVSNFSRAQLEEAAEYGRIDSLQPPYSLFWRHVEADAMPYCIEHNITILAYSPLAQGLLTGKFGPDHQFAEGDIRAKNKLFQPEHYARAQAAIAQLRPLADKYGITLGQLALAWLMGQPQTCVIAGARNADQVRQNAIAADVHLDESDRKAIDEMGHSVADHLDDNPVMWSFG; translated from the coding sequence ATGCAAACGCGCCAACTTGGACAATCCAACCTGCAGATTACGCCAATTTTGATGGGTACCTGGCAAGCAGGGAAACGTGGCTGGGTGGGTATTGAGGACGATCAAGTAATCGCAGCTATCCAGGCAGCGGTTGACGCAGGCATCACTACCATTGATACGGCAGAAGTCTACGGCGATGGCTATTCAGAACAGTTAGTGGCCAAGGCGCTGTCAGACCGCCGCTATCGCGTGGTCTATGCCACCAAGGTATTCGCCAACCACATGAAATATTCTGAGGTGCTAGAAGCCTGCGATCGCTCCCTCAAGCATTTGCAAACCGACTATATTGATCTGTATCAAATTCACTGGCCCTCCGGCTCCTTCAACAGCGACGTGGTGCCCATTAGCGAAACCATGCGGGCCATGGTGGAACTGAAAGAGCAAGGCAAAATTCGCGCCATCGGCGTCTCCAACTTCTCCCGCGCCCAGCTCGAAGAAGCGGCTGAGTATGGACGCATTGATAGCCTGCAGCCACCCTACTCGCTGTTTTGGCGGCATGTGGAAGCTGATGCCATGCCCTACTGCATCGAGCACAACATCACTATCTTGGCCTACTCGCCCCTGGCTCAAGGACTGCTCACCGGCAAATTTGGCCCCGATCATCAGTTTGCTGAAGGCGACATCCGCGCCAAGAACAAACTCTTCCAACCCGAGCATTACGCCCGTGCCCAAGCAGCGATCGCCCAACTGCGCCCTCTGGCGGACAAGTACGGCATCACCCTAGGGCAACTAGCCTTGGCCTGGCTGATGGGGCAGCCCCAAACCTGCGTGATTGCCGGTGCTCGCAATGCTGACCAAGTGCGACAAAATGCGATCGCTGCTGATGTTCATCTCGACGAGAGCGATCGGAAAGCGATCGATGAGATGGGTCATAGCGTCGCCGACCACCTAGATGACAATCCGGTGATGTGGTCATTTGGGTAA
- a CDS encoding ABC transporter ATP-binding protein encodes MSSTDVEAPHAPEPQSSDRPIVVQVEALQKAYRTGFWLNQTVVPLKNCSLTVYQGETFGLLGPNGAGKTTLLKTLLGIVRPTSGRGLLLGQPLGDRTVKQQVGYLPENPYFYDYLTGWEFLEYAAGLFRIPRSVQKTRIPELLDLVGLAKSAAIKKQMRKYSKGMLQRVGMAQALINDPDVVFLDEPMSGLDPMGRYQIREIIVSLKAQGKTIFFNSHVLSDVELICDRIAILAQGELLCVGSITELVGVTEVYAVRVRGGNAEVLRQWIPDLEADDGVWHGHLKGEPQDFLASLRLMSAQLLSMQLARPSLEEFFVQQLRQRGIYTSH; translated from the coding sequence ATGAGTTCTACGGATGTTGAAGCACCCCACGCACCTGAACCCCAGTCTAGCGATCGCCCCATTGTGGTTCAGGTTGAAGCATTACAGAAGGCCTACCGCACGGGCTTTTGGCTCAACCAAACCGTTGTGCCGCTCAAAAACTGTTCGCTGACGGTCTACCAAGGCGAAACCTTTGGGTTGCTTGGCCCCAACGGCGCGGGCAAGACGACGTTGCTGAAAACGTTGCTGGGCATTGTGCGTCCCACCAGCGGTCGCGGTCTGTTGCTGGGTCAACCCTTGGGCGATCGCACCGTAAAACAGCAGGTGGGCTACCTACCAGAAAATCCCTACTTCTACGATTACCTCACCGGCTGGGAGTTTTTGGAATATGCCGCTGGGCTCTTCCGCATTCCTCGGTCGGTGCAGAAAACCCGTATTCCTGAACTGCTAGATTTGGTAGGATTGGCGAAATCTGCTGCCATCAAAAAGCAGATGCGCAAGTACTCCAAGGGAATGCTGCAGCGGGTGGGCATGGCCCAAGCGCTGATTAATGATCCTGATGTGGTGTTTTTGGATGAACCCATGTCGGGTCTAGACCCCATGGGTCGCTACCAGATTCGCGAAATCATTGTGTCGCTGAAAGCCCAAGGCAAGACTATTTTCTTCAATAGCCACGTGCTCTCGGATGTGGAACTGATTTGCGATCGCATTGCCATCTTGGCTCAAGGTGAGTTGCTATGTGTCGGCTCCATTACCGAACTGGTCGGCGTCACGGAAGTCTATGCTGTGCGGGTGAGGGGCGGCAATGCTGAGGTGCTCCGTCAGTGGATCCCCGACTTGGAAGCCGATGATGGCGTTTGGCACGGACACCTGAAGGGCGAACCCCAAGACTTTCTTGCTAGTCTACGGCTGATGAGTGCCCAGTTGCTGAGTATGCAGCTCGCTCGCCCAAGTCTAGAGGAATTCTTTGTCCAGCAATTACGTCAGCGTGGCATCTATACCAGTCACTAA
- a CDS encoding Na(+)/H(+) antiporter subunit B, with the protein MKWIYIAAGIATYLKMLVLPNLTLDTTELSIVEMVMQDSGVPNAVSGIIFRNRVYDTIFEVVVFTLAIMGVRFLLADEQPTTTIYQFTDHPSIVLARLGATIAALVSIELALRGHLSPGGGFAAGVAGGTAIGLVAITSSSQWMEAIYQRWHAATWEKIAVLIFIILAVLALVGIEPPHGNLGALVSGGWIPILNLLVAIKVALGSWAAILLFIRHRGLL; encoded by the coding sequence GTGAAGTGGATTTACATTGCAGCGGGAATCGCAACCTATCTTAAAATGCTGGTCTTGCCCAACCTCACCCTAGACACCACCGAATTGTCGATTGTGGAAATGGTGATGCAGGATAGCGGTGTCCCCAATGCCGTATCGGGCATTATTTTCAGAAACCGTGTTTACGACACGATCTTCGAGGTGGTTGTATTTACCTTGGCCATCATGGGGGTTCGCTTTCTCTTGGCTGATGAACAACCCACCACCACGATCTATCAATTTACCGATCATCCCTCCATCGTCTTAGCCCGCTTAGGAGCCACGATCGCTGCCTTGGTGAGCATTGAACTAGCGCTGCGAGGTCACCTGAGCCCCGGTGGCGGATTTGCGGCGGGGGTGGCTGGGGGAACGGCCATTGGTTTGGTAGCGATCACCTCGTCGTCGCAATGGATGGAAGCCATCTACCAACGCTGGCACGCCGCCACCTGGGAGAAAATTGCCGTCCTCATTTTCATCATCCTAGCTGTCCTCGCCCTAGTGGGCATTGAGCCGCCCCATGGCAATCTGGGAGCCTTAGTCAGCGGTGGCTGGATTCCAATTCTCAACCTGTTGGTGGCAATCAAGGTGGCGCTGGGGTCTTGGGCGGCAATTCTACTGTTCATCCGGCATCGAGGATTGTTGTAA
- a CDS encoding DUF4040 domain-containing protein, translating into MPEILTDEFYILAIALLLPLTACMLVSQVNPYHALVIRGILGAVAALVYALFGAADVALTEALVGTMLSITLYAVAVRSSMSMRLGVLDSKTTEHPLPSMDSVLAALRPPLDKYYLRLEVVPYSNLQDLHTALRDQEVHAICESLEPRQTQPASLTVDDSTLENHEPSYRLHIRVRRLYNILQAALPDAIAHLTYVNVAASSAAASHSTSSIAKPVEGHL; encoded by the coding sequence ATGCCTGAGATTTTGACAGATGAGTTTTATATCCTAGCGATCGCTCTTCTGCTGCCCTTGACTGCCTGCATGTTAGTTTCCCAGGTCAATCCCTATCACGCCTTGGTGATTCGCGGCATTTTGGGAGCGGTGGCCGCCTTGGTCTATGCCTTGTTTGGGGCGGCTGATGTGGCCCTGACTGAAGCCCTAGTCGGCACCATGTTATCCATCACCCTCTATGCCGTCGCGGTGCGATCGTCGATGAGTATGCGGCTGGGTGTCCTGGATTCTAAGACCACTGAGCATCCTCTGCCATCGATGGATTCTGTGCTAGCGGCTCTGCGCCCACCGCTAGATAAGTACTACCTACGCCTTGAAGTTGTTCCTTATTCTAATTTGCAAGATCTCCATACTGCCCTGCGCGACCAGGAGGTTCATGCTATCTGTGAATCCTTGGAGCCACGGCAAACCCAGCCTGCATCATTAACCGTGGATGATTCAACCCTTGAGAACCATGAACCGTCCTACCGTCTGCACATTCGCGTTCGGCGGCTCTACAATATTCTCCAGGCTGCTTTGCCGGATGCGATCGCCCATTTAACCTACGTAAACGTTGCTGCATCTAGTGCAGCAGCATCTCATTCAACATCCAGTATTGCTAAACCCGTGGAGGGACACCTGTGA
- a CDS encoding monovalent cation/H(+) antiporter subunit G gives MIDTLSYTLISIGLVFWFWGTWPLLGDRSVLFKLHSLSVSDTLGSMSIVVGLLLKIPREWPLLVLALISLAIWNTVLGYVLAYCSTRGGEDA, from the coding sequence ATGATTGATACCCTAAGCTATACCTTGATCAGTATTGGGTTAGTGTTCTGGTTTTGGGGAACTTGGCCATTGCTGGGCGATCGCTCTGTCTTGTTCAAACTCCATAGCCTATCCGTATCCGACACCCTAGGCTCCATGAGCATCGTCGTGGGGCTATTGCTCAAAATTCCCCGAGAATGGCCGTTGCTGGTCTTGGCGCTGATTTCGTTAGCCATCTGGAATACCGTACTTGGCTATGTGTTGGCCTACTGTTCGACCCGAGGAGGAGAGGATGCCTGA
- a CDS encoding Na+/H+ antiporter subunit E, with translation MIAYLDLLLRLVIWFLLTADGSLANIIIGICVALLLPRGYTASSTLRDWLHVLWEIIVAIPIAYKEAIEIMLRPHRQEAIAMQRVKPNRSPGLIFLDIFLITFTPKTIVLHYHEDGRYEVHQVARRSKP, from the coding sequence ATGATTGCCTACTTAGACCTGCTGCTGCGATTAGTTATTTGGTTTTTGCTCACCGCCGACGGTAGCTTAGCCAATATCATCATCGGCATATGCGTGGCGCTTCTGTTACCGCGAGGCTATACGGCATCGTCTACCCTGCGGGATTGGCTCCATGTCCTCTGGGAAATCATCGTTGCTATCCCCATTGCCTACAAGGAAGCGATTGAAATTATGCTGCGTCCCCATCGCCAAGAAGCGATCGCTATGCAACGGGTAAAACCCAATCGTTCTCCTGGGCTGATTTTTCTAGATATTTTCCTGATCACCTTCACGCCCAAAACCATTGTTCTCCACTATCACGAAGATGGTCGGTATGAAGTTCACCAAGTGGCACGGAGGTCTAAGCCATGA